One genomic segment of Amycolatopsis sp. WQ 127309 includes these proteins:
- a CDS encoding MupA/Atu3671 family FMN-dependent luciferase-like monooxygenase: protein MRFGIMFFAAPDGAAASETFDTMFAAAKLADRGGLSAVWTPERHFDRFGGVFPNPALTSAALAMTTDSLQLRAGSLISPLHNTVRMAEEWSVVDNLSRGRAAVSFGAGWNVNDFVLSPQTYADRRDVMLAQLDDLRRLWRGEAIELPNGLGHPVPVRLFPRPVQRELPIWLTSSGNPQTFVDAGARGTNVLTHLIGQDVDQLTAKIKLYREARAGTGLDPATGVVSLMLHTHLADDEAEAKATTRTPFREYLRSAVSLETKAAKGGGTISGGHRMPAEDLPDDVVEDLLDLTCDRYLRDGSLIGSPESCRTVVERFAAAGVDEIACLVDFGLSAERILAGLPPLITLARQFSRTRP, encoded by the coding sequence ATGCGCTTCGGCATCATGTTCTTCGCCGCTCCCGACGGTGCGGCCGCCTCCGAAACCTTCGACACCATGTTCGCCGCCGCGAAACTGGCCGACCGGGGCGGGCTGAGCGCCGTCTGGACGCCGGAACGGCACTTCGACCGGTTCGGCGGCGTCTTCCCGAACCCCGCGCTGACGAGCGCGGCGCTCGCCATGACGACGGACTCGCTGCAGCTGCGCGCCGGCAGCCTGATCTCGCCGCTGCACAACACGGTCCGGATGGCCGAAGAGTGGTCCGTGGTGGACAACCTCTCCCGCGGCCGGGCCGCGGTGTCCTTCGGCGCGGGCTGGAACGTCAACGACTTCGTGCTGAGCCCGCAGACCTACGCCGATCGGCGGGACGTCATGCTGGCGCAGCTCGACGACCTGCGGCGGCTGTGGCGCGGCGAGGCGATCGAGCTGCCCAACGGGCTGGGCCACCCGGTGCCGGTGCGCCTGTTCCCGCGGCCGGTCCAGAGGGAGCTGCCGATCTGGCTGACGTCGTCGGGCAACCCGCAGACGTTCGTGGACGCCGGCGCCCGCGGCACGAACGTGCTGACGCACCTGATCGGGCAGGACGTCGACCAGCTCACGGCGAAGATCAAGCTGTACCGCGAGGCCCGGGCCGGGACCGGGCTCGATCCCGCCACCGGCGTCGTCTCGCTGATGCTGCACACCCACCTGGCCGACGACGAAGCCGAAGCGAAAGCGACGACGAGAACGCCGTTCCGCGAGTACCTCCGCTCGGCGGTTTCCCTGGAGACCAAGGCGGCGAAGGGCGGCGGGACCATCAGCGGCGGCCACCGGATGCCGGCCGAGGACCTGCCGGACGACGTCGTCGAAGACCTGCTCGACCTGACCTGCGACCGCTACTTGCGGGACGGATCGCTGATCGGCTCGCCGGAGAGCTGCCGGACCGTGGTCGAACGCTTCGCGGCGGCGGGGGTGGACGAAATCGCGTGCCTGGTCGACTTCGGCCTGAGCGCGGAGCGGATCCTCGCCGGGCTCCCGCCGCTGATCACCCTCGCGCGGCAGTTCTCCCGGACCCGGCCTTGA
- a CDS encoding non-ribosomal peptide synthetase, whose amino-acid sequence MEASPLEDILPLSPMQEGMLFHSLLDPDGGVDFEQLLYRFAGPLDTAALERAWQAVVARHTALRARLRWQGVDRPLQLIERTVTVPVTVLGRVPTDGLEAWLAQDRRAGISLAKAPLLRVTLFRETDREHLMVLSFHHVLLDGWSVRLVLRDLMTCYRAESEGRRVMLEPAPQYRSFLRWLGAQDTAAAERYWKGELADFTAPTKITADRPGTESGFAVAELELDAAESARVREFARAQRITVNTVLQGAWALVLSRYTGERDVVFGATMSTRPPEADRVESMVGLMINTLPLRVRVEPAKPVGEWLRSVQDAQLRLRQYDYTPLVLAQSSSGVPQGTPLFESLLVFENYPAATAADQSAGGVELVPVGARERNGYPLSVVAAVRDLLRVEITYDRARFDRHRAGLLAGHLRTLLLGLAADPAAAVGDLGILTAAERQLIVTEWNATDAAYPADRCVHELFAACAAREPGAVAVVDTDGTRLTYGELDARANRLAHHLRGLGAGPEQRIGICVSPSVNALVGIFGILKSGAAYVPLDPGHPAERMRFMLDDTGAEWVLVEPRTHPGLPAEYADRAIVLDADVSVAAGLPETDPGAPVRADNLAYVMYTSGSTGRPKGVLVAHRGLVNYLWWAIDGYGLGGASGAPMLGSIAFDLSMPNFFLPLIGGKDVTLLAADRGHDSLRELLAAPGDFSLLKITPGHLDLLRGMIGEDEQLGSVRTYVVGADEVKPETLAAWQRIAPKSRVINEYGPTETVVGCSIYVADERFDPSVPVPIGRPIANTRMYVLDEALNPVPVGVVGELCIGGDGVARGYLGRPDITAERFVPDPFGPGRLYRTGDLARFRPDGDLEFLGRTDHQVKIRGYRVELGEIEARLLLLDAVSEAVVVAREDTPGDRRLVAYLVADGDLTEPAVREWVAAVLPGYMLPAAFVFLPALPLSGNGKVDRRGLPAPGGARPELAAGPVRPRTPSEELVAGVWSDVLGIDEIGVFDDFFALGGHSLLATQVVSRLSRLGGAEVPLRALFAEPTVADLARLLDERRTGRRIPPVERVAGDGDLFPLSFAQQRLWLLDQLEPGSTEYVVPLAWRLTGALDVAALETALGGVIARHEVLRTTFAAGETEAGQRIHPARPVGIPVFDVDVEALDDAIRGPATKPFDLVAGPVWRTALFRVAADDHVLLFATHHIAMDAWSARNLVRELGEGYRAALRGVEPETPAPAVRYADFAVWQRNWLRGDVLDEQLGYWRDQLTGVPPLQLPTDRPRAAVRSTEGASLEFSMPAELAAGLRGLARDHRTTLFMVILAGVQLVLGRYAGQTDVAVGTPIAGRNRREVEGLIGFFVNTLVLRTDLGGDPRFAELLDRVREVTMGAYEHQDLPFERLVEELQPERDFARTPLFQVMLSVNTVPAGEWELPGVHTEEHGFTTGQAKFDLTLAFADTPGGLLAGIRYSTALFDAERVRRLSEHVQRIFSAVVADPKARLSDLSLLSEAEHESLVHGRNADRTSHVPAGVTGLHRLFEQQAAARPDAVALAGPAELTYAEVDRRAAALAARLRERGAGPEVFVGICLPRSAEAVICALAVAKTGAAFVPIDARQPRDRVAFILDDTGTGLVLTDAATAAGALTGFRGEVLLIDGDDAAASPRPVPPAAIHPGNAAYVVYTSGSTGRPKGVVATHGNALARIGYLRDEYGISPADTGITLSGWGFDASVREIFVALSAGAKLVVTDPDAAKDPASVVALLAGHRVSTILSVVPTLLYELAAQPVPDAGLAAVRLVLCSGEHLYAERLAGCAWLAGKVVNQFGPTETTMTATRIRVPAGAGPAWTYPVGEPMAGTEVYVLDAAMAPCPAGVPGELYIGGAGVSRGYWDRPGLTAERFLPSPFGDGRLYRTGDLCRWGPDQVLEHLGRTDHQVKIRGFRVELDEIGTHLRALEAVAEAVVVAREDEPGDQRLVAYVVPAGTATTVPQLRASLEESLPEYQIPARFVLLPALPKTANGKIDRLALPDPDSARPELGAGFAAPRTELETAIAAIWHEVLGLDRVGVFDDFFDLGGHSLLAAHVVARLRARHDVKVPLRAVFEARTVAGLAELAGAGKPTPAPGLVPLNTGPRDRTLFCVHEGTGSVTGYYALARALEPDFALVGLDFDESLVTAAAPDQVVAMAEVYVERIRQWQPAGPYRLCGWSFGGIVAYEAAAQLLRAGAEVSWVGLVDSVVQAPETRQRQHLDGLLDEMIAVAEGISDADWTGLAPDRLTDLVRQAGFREEQIGLGKGALESVLRRNRFFRMAKRNYRPRDADVPLTVLKATDGNWSWPWFEAWREHAPRTALLEVPGTHLSVLEEPQLAQVVSVFRAGLEAAG is encoded by the coding sequence ATGGAGGCCTCGCCACTGGAGGACATCCTCCCGCTGTCACCGATGCAGGAGGGGATGCTGTTCCACAGCTTGCTGGACCCCGACGGCGGCGTGGACTTCGAGCAATTGCTGTACCGGTTCGCCGGGCCGCTCGACACGGCCGCGCTGGAGCGGGCGTGGCAGGCGGTGGTGGCCCGGCACACCGCGCTGCGCGCCCGGCTGCGCTGGCAGGGCGTCGACCGGCCGCTGCAGCTGATCGAGCGGACGGTCACGGTGCCGGTCACCGTGCTCGGCCGAGTGCCCACAGATGGGCTCGAAGCGTGGCTGGCGCAGGACCGGCGTGCGGGCATCTCGCTGGCCAAGGCGCCGCTGCTGCGGGTCACGCTCTTCCGGGAGACGGACCGGGAACACCTGATGGTGCTCAGCTTCCACCACGTCCTGCTGGACGGCTGGAGCGTCCGGCTGGTGCTGCGCGACCTCATGACGTGCTACCGCGCCGAAAGCGAAGGCCGGCGCGTGATGCTGGAGCCCGCACCGCAGTACCGCTCGTTCCTGCGCTGGCTCGGCGCCCAGGACACCGCCGCCGCCGAGCGGTACTGGAAGGGGGAGCTGGCCGACTTCACCGCCCCGACGAAGATCACCGCCGACCGGCCCGGCACCGAGTCCGGCTTCGCCGTGGCCGAGCTGGAGCTCGACGCCGCGGAGTCCGCCCGGGTGCGGGAGTTCGCGCGGGCGCAGCGGATCACCGTCAACACCGTGCTGCAGGGCGCGTGGGCGCTGGTGCTGTCCCGCTACACCGGCGAACGCGACGTCGTCTTCGGCGCCACCATGAGCACCCGGCCGCCGGAAGCCGACCGGGTCGAGTCCATGGTCGGGCTGATGATCAACACGCTGCCGCTGCGGGTGCGCGTCGAGCCGGCGAAACCGGTCGGCGAGTGGCTGCGGTCGGTCCAGGACGCCCAGCTCCGCCTGCGCCAGTACGACTACACGCCGCTCGTGCTCGCGCAGAGCAGCAGCGGGGTACCGCAGGGGACACCGCTGTTCGAAAGCCTGCTCGTGTTCGAGAACTACCCCGCCGCGACCGCGGCGGACCAGTCGGCGGGCGGCGTGGAACTCGTGCCGGTCGGTGCGCGCGAACGCAACGGCTACCCGCTCAGCGTCGTCGCGGCGGTGCGCGACCTGCTGCGCGTGGAGATCACCTACGACCGGGCGCGGTTCGACCGCCACCGGGCCGGCCTGCTCGCCGGGCACCTGCGCACCCTGCTGCTCGGGCTGGCCGCGGATCCCGCCGCCGCGGTCGGCGACCTCGGCATCCTCACGGCGGCGGAGCGGCAGCTGATCGTCACCGAGTGGAACGCCACCGACGCCGCCTACCCCGCCGACCGCTGCGTGCACGAGCTGTTCGCGGCGTGCGCGGCCCGCGAGCCCGGCGCGGTCGCGGTGGTGGACACCGACGGCACGCGGCTGACCTACGGCGAGCTGGACGCCCGGGCCAACCGGCTGGCCCACCACCTGCGCGGGCTCGGGGCGGGGCCGGAGCAGCGGATCGGGATCTGCGTGAGCCCGTCGGTGAACGCGCTCGTCGGGATCTTCGGCATCCTCAAGTCCGGCGCCGCCTACGTGCCGCTGGACCCGGGGCACCCGGCCGAACGGATGCGCTTCATGCTGGACGACACCGGCGCGGAGTGGGTCCTGGTGGAACCGCGGACGCACCCGGGCCTGCCGGCGGAGTACGCGGACCGGGCCATCGTGCTCGACGCGGACGTCTCCGTGGCGGCCGGGCTGCCGGAGACCGACCCCGGCGCGCCCGTCCGCGCGGACAACCTCGCCTACGTGATGTACACCTCCGGCTCCACCGGCCGGCCCAAGGGCGTCCTCGTGGCGCACCGGGGCCTGGTCAACTACCTGTGGTGGGCCATCGACGGCTACGGGCTGGGCGGTGCGTCCGGTGCCCCCATGCTCGGCTCGATCGCCTTCGACCTCTCGATGCCGAACTTCTTCCTGCCGCTCATCGGCGGCAAGGACGTCACCCTGCTCGCGGCCGATCGCGGGCACGACTCCCTGCGGGAGCTGCTGGCCGCGCCCGGTGACTTCAGCCTGCTCAAGATCACCCCCGGGCACCTCGACCTGCTGCGCGGCATGATCGGCGAGGACGAGCAGCTCGGCTCCGTCCGGACCTACGTGGTCGGCGCCGACGAGGTCAAGCCGGAGACCCTCGCGGCCTGGCAGCGGATCGCCCCGAAGTCCCGGGTGATCAACGAGTACGGCCCGACCGAGACCGTCGTCGGTTGCTCGATCTACGTCGCGGACGAACGGTTCGACCCGTCGGTGCCCGTGCCCATCGGGCGTCCGATCGCGAACACCCGGATGTACGTGCTCGACGAGGCGCTCAACCCGGTGCCGGTGGGTGTCGTGGGGGAGCTCTGCATCGGCGGCGACGGCGTCGCCCGCGGTTACCTGGGGCGCCCGGACATCACGGCCGAGCGGTTCGTGCCCGACCCCTTCGGGCCCGGGCGGCTCTACCGCACCGGCGACCTGGCCCGCTTCCGGCCCGACGGCGACCTGGAGTTCCTCGGCCGCACCGACCACCAGGTGAAGATCCGCGGGTACCGCGTCGAGCTGGGCGAGATCGAGGCGCGCCTGCTGCTGCTCGACGCGGTGTCCGAAGCGGTGGTCGTCGCGCGGGAGGACACCCCGGGTGACCGCCGGCTGGTCGCCTACCTCGTCGCGGACGGCGACCTCACCGAGCCCGCTGTCCGCGAGTGGGTCGCGGCGGTGCTGCCCGGCTACATGCTGCCCGCCGCGTTCGTGTTCCTGCCGGCGTTGCCGTTGTCCGGCAACGGGAAGGTCGACCGGCGCGGCCTGCCCGCGCCCGGCGGGGCCCGGCCCGAGCTGGCGGCCGGTCCGGTCCGGCCCCGGACGCCGTCCGAGGAGCTCGTCGCCGGCGTCTGGTCCGACGTGCTCGGGATCGACGAGATCGGCGTCTTCGACGACTTCTTCGCGCTGGGCGGGCATTCCCTGCTGGCGACCCAGGTCGTGTCCCGGCTGAGCCGGCTCGGCGGCGCCGAGGTGCCGCTGCGGGCGTTGTTCGCCGAACCGACGGTCGCGGACCTGGCCCGGCTGCTCGACGAACGGCGGACCGGGCGGCGGATCCCGCCCGTCGAGCGGGTGGCCGGCGACGGCGACCTCTTCCCGCTGTCTTTTGCGCAGCAACGGCTGTGGCTGCTCGACCAGCTCGAACCGGGCAGCACCGAGTACGTCGTCCCGCTGGCCTGGCGGCTCACCGGCGCCCTCGACGTCGCGGCCCTGGAAACCGCGCTCGGCGGGGTGATCGCCCGGCACGAGGTGCTGCGGACCACGTTCGCCGCCGGGGAAACTGAAGCGGGGCAACGGATCCACCCCGCCCGCCCGGTCGGGATCCCGGTTTTCGACGTCGACGTCGAGGCACTCGACGACGCCATCCGCGGGCCGGCCACGAAGCCGTTCGACCTGGTGGCGGGCCCAGTGTGGCGCACTGCTTTGTTCCGGGTCGCGGCCGACGACCACGTCCTGTTGTTCGCCACCCACCACATCGCGATGGACGCCTGGTCCGCGCGCAACCTCGTCCGCGAGCTGGGGGAGGGGTACCGGGCCGCGCTGCGCGGCGTCGAACCCGAGACGCCCGCACCCGCGGTCCGGTACGCGGACTTCGCCGTCTGGCAACGGAACTGGCTGCGCGGTGACGTGCTGGACGAGCAGCTCGGCTACTGGCGCGACCAGCTCACCGGCGTCCCGCCGCTGCAGCTGCCGACGGACCGGCCCCGCGCCGCGGTCCGCTCGACCGAAGGCGCGTCGCTGGAGTTCAGCATGCCCGCCGAGCTCGCCGCGGGCCTGCGCGGACTCGCCCGGGACCACCGCACGACCCTGTTCATGGTCATCCTCGCCGGCGTCCAGCTGGTCCTCGGCCGCTACGCCGGCCAGACCGACGTCGCCGTCGGCACCCCGATCGCCGGGCGCAACCGGCGTGAGGTCGAGGGCCTGATCGGCTTCTTCGTCAACACCCTGGTGCTGCGCACCGACCTCGGCGGTGACCCGCGGTTCGCCGAGCTGCTCGACCGGGTGCGCGAAGTGACGATGGGCGCCTACGAGCACCAGGACCTGCCCTTCGAACGGCTCGTCGAAGAGCTCCAGCCCGAGCGGGACTTCGCCAGGACACCGCTGTTCCAGGTGATGCTGTCGGTCAACACCGTGCCCGCCGGCGAGTGGGAGCTGCCGGGCGTGCACACCGAAGAGCACGGTTTCACGACCGGCCAGGCGAAGTTCGACCTCACGCTGGCCTTCGCCGACACCCCCGGCGGCCTGCTCGCCGGCATCCGGTACAGCACGGCCCTGTTCGACGCCGAGCGCGTGCGCCGGCTGAGCGAGCACGTGCAGCGGATCTTCTCGGCCGTCGTCGCCGATCCGAAGGCCCGGCTCTCGGACCTGTCCCTGTTGTCCGAGGCGGAACACGAAAGCCTGGTGCACGGCCGCAACGCCGATCGCACCAGCCACGTGCCCGCCGGGGTGACCGGGCTGCACCGGCTCTTCGAACAGCAGGCGGCCGCCCGCCCGGACGCCGTCGCGCTGGCGGGTCCGGCGGAGCTGACGTACGCGGAGGTCGACCGGCGGGCGGCCGCGCTGGCCGCGCGGCTGCGCGAGCGCGGTGCCGGCCCCGAGGTCTTCGTCGGGATCTGCCTGCCGCGCAGCGCGGAAGCGGTGATCTGCGCACTCGCCGTGGCGAAGACCGGGGCGGCGTTCGTCCCGATCGACGCGCGCCAGCCGCGGGACCGGGTGGCGTTCATCCTCGACGACACCGGCACCGGGCTGGTCCTCACCGACGCCGCCACCGCGGCGGGGGCGCTCACCGGGTTCCGGGGCGAGGTGCTCCTGATCGACGGGGACGACGCCGCGGCGTCGCCACGGCCGGTCCCGCCCGCCGCGATCCACCCCGGCAACGCCGCGTACGTCGTCTACACGTCCGGCTCGACCGGGCGCCCCAAGGGCGTCGTCGCCACCCACGGCAACGCGCTGGCCCGGATCGGCTACCTGCGGGACGAATACGGCATCAGCCCGGCCGACACCGGGATCACGTTGTCCGGCTGGGGTTTCGACGCCTCCGTGCGCGAGATCTTCGTCGCCCTGTCGGCGGGGGCGAAGCTCGTGGTGACCGACCCGGACGCCGCCAAGGACCCGGCCTCGGTCGTGGCCCTGCTCGCCGGGCACCGCGTGAGCACGATCCTCAGCGTCGTGCCCACCCTGCTCTACGAGCTGGCCGCGCAGCCGGTGCCCGACGCCGGCCTGGCCGCGGTCCGCCTCGTCCTGTGCAGCGGTGAGCACCTGTACGCCGAGCGGCTGGCGGGCTGCGCCTGGCTCGCGGGCAAGGTGGTCAACCAGTTCGGCCCGACCGAAACCACGATGACCGCGACGCGGATCCGGGTCCCGGCCGGCGCCGGGCCGGCGTGGACCTACCCCGTCGGCGAGCCCATGGCCGGCACCGAGGTCTACGTCCTGGACGCGGCGATGGCGCCGTGCCCGGCGGGTGTCCCCGGCGAGCTGTACATCGGCGGCGCCGGCGTCAGCCGCGGTTACTGGGACCGGCCCGGGCTGACGGCCGAGCGCTTCCTGCCCAGCCCCTTCGGCGACGGCCGGCTCTACCGCACCGGGGACCTCTGCCGCTGGGGACCGGACCAGGTGCTCGAACACCTCGGCCGCACGGACCACCAGGTCAAGATCCGCGGGTTCCGGGTCGAGCTCGACGAGATCGGGACGCACCTGCGGGCGCTGGAAGCCGTGGCCGAAGCCGTCGTCGTGGCGCGGGAGGACGAGCCGGGCGACCAGCGGCTGGTCGCCTACGTCGTGCCCGCCGGCACCGCCACCACGGTCCCGCAGCTGCGCGCGTCGCTCGAAGAATCCCTGCCGGAGTACCAGATCCCGGCCCGGTTCGTGCTTCTGCCCGCGTTGCCGAAGACGGCGAACGGGAAGATCGACCGGCTGGCGCTGCCGGATCCCGACTCGGCGCGTCCGGAGCTCGGGGCGGGCTTCGCGGCCCCGCGCACCGAGCTGGAAACGGCCATCGCCGCCATCTGGCACGAGGTGCTCGGCCTCGACCGGGTCGGGGTGTTCGACGACTTCTTCGACCTCGGCGGGCATTCGCTGCTCGCCGCGCACGTCGTCGCCCGCCTGCGCGCCCGGCACGACGTGAAGGTGCCGCTGCGGGCGGTCTTCGAGGCGCGGACCGTCGCCGGGCTGGCCGAGCTGGCCGGGGCGGGGAAGCCGACGCCCGCGCCGGGCCTGGTGCCGCTGAACACCGGTCCCCGGGACCGCACCCTGTTCTGCGTGCACGAGGGGACCGGCAGCGTCACCGGGTACTACGCGCTGGCGCGGGCGCTGGAGCCGGACTTCGCGCTCGTCGGGCTCGACTTCGACGAGTCCCTCGTGACGGCCGCCGCGCCCGACCAGGTGGTGGCGATGGCCGAGGTCTACGTCGAGCGGATCCGGCAGTGGCAACCCGCGGGCCCGTACCGGCTGTGCGGCTGGTCGTTCGGCGGGATCGTCGCCTACGAGGCCGCGGCCCAGCTGCTGCGCGCGGGCGCCGAGGTGAGCTGGGTCGGCCTGGTCGACTCCGTCGTCCAGGCACCGGAAACGCGCCAACGGCAGCACCTCGACGGGCTCCTCGACGAGATGATCGCCGTCGCCGAAGGCATCTCCGACGCCGACTGGACCGGCCTGGCCCCGGACCGGCTGACGGACCTGGTGCGGCAGGCCGGTTTCCGCGAGGAGCAGATCGGGCTCGGGAAGGGCGCGCTGGAGAGCGTGCTGCGCCGCAACCGGTTCTTCCGGATGGCCAAGCGGAACTACCGGCCGCGGGACGCCGACGTCCCGCTCACCGTGCTCAAGGCGACCGACGGCAACTGGTCGTGGCCCTGGTTCGAGGCGTGGCGCGAGCACGCGCCGCGCACCGCGCTGCTGGAGGTGCCGGGCACGCACCTGTCGGTGCTCGAAGAACCCCAGCTCGCCCAGGTCGTTTCGGTGTTCCGGGCCGGGCTGGAGGCGGCCGGATGA
- a CDS encoding KamA family radical SAM protein, with product MTSSRVRPAPARFKAYRFRQASRLDLLAKLPADLRFEMEVVSHILPFRINDFVLNELIDWADPPADPLFRLLFPHRDMLSPEHFDAMSELVRLGAPAAEVQALARKIREELNPHPAGQQTLNVPSLEGDALPGMQHKYANTVLFFPSAGQTCHSYCAFCFRWPQFVGAEDRFSAPDSTALRAYLRVHPEVSDVLVTGGDPMVMRTHRLAGYLDPLLADPGLEHVRTIRIGTKALTFWPHRFVLDDDAGELLALFRRIVAGGRHLAVMAHLDHWREMEDPLFAEAVRRIRETGAVIRSQAPVLARVNDDPRVWSRMWERQVALGIVPYYMFVERDTGARNHFEVPLVRTWRIYADAVSAVSGLARTARGPSMSCGPGKVEIQGVAEVHGERVFVLRFIQARDPRWTQQPFFAAFDPAATWFDALRPAFGEREFFFSREYAAMTGAGS from the coding sequence TTGACCAGCTCGCGCGTCCGGCCGGCCCCGGCGCGGTTCAAGGCCTACCGGTTCCGCCAGGCCAGCCGGCTCGACCTGCTGGCGAAGCTGCCGGCTGACCTGCGCTTCGAGATGGAGGTCGTGTCGCACATCCTGCCCTTCCGGATCAACGACTTCGTCCTCAACGAGCTGATCGACTGGGCGGACCCGCCCGCCGACCCGCTGTTCCGGCTGCTGTTCCCGCACCGGGACATGCTTTCCCCCGAGCACTTCGACGCGATGTCCGAGCTGGTGCGGCTGGGCGCGCCGGCCGCGGAGGTCCAGGCGCTGGCGCGGAAGATCCGGGAGGAGCTCAACCCGCACCCCGCCGGGCAGCAGACGCTGAACGTGCCGTCGCTCGAGGGCGACGCGCTGCCCGGGATGCAGCACAAGTACGCCAACACCGTGCTGTTCTTCCCGTCGGCGGGCCAGACGTGCCACTCGTACTGCGCGTTCTGCTTCCGCTGGCCGCAGTTCGTCGGCGCCGAAGACCGGTTCTCCGCGCCCGACAGCACGGCGTTGCGCGCCTACCTGCGCGTGCACCCCGAGGTGTCCGACGTCCTGGTGACCGGCGGCGACCCGATGGTCATGCGGACCCACCGGCTGGCCGGGTACCTCGACCCGCTCCTGGCGGACCCGGGGCTGGAGCACGTGCGGACCATCCGGATCGGCACCAAGGCACTCACCTTCTGGCCGCACCGCTTCGTGCTGGACGACGACGCCGGCGAGCTGCTGGCGCTGTTCCGGCGGATCGTCGCCGGCGGCCGGCACCTCGCGGTGATGGCCCACCTCGACCACTGGCGGGAGATGGAGGACCCGCTGTTCGCCGAGGCCGTCCGCCGGATCCGCGAGACGGGGGCGGTGATCCGCAGCCAGGCACCGGTCCTCGCGCGCGTCAACGACGACCCGCGGGTGTGGTCCCGGATGTGGGAACGGCAGGTGGCACTGGGCATCGTGCCCTACTACATGTTCGTCGAGCGCGACACCGGGGCACGCAACCACTTCGAGGTGCCGTTGGTGCGCACGTGGCGGATCTACGCCGACGCCGTCAGCGCGGTGTCCGGCCTGGCCCGCACCGCGCGCGGCCCCAGCATGAGCTGCGGTCCGGGCAAGGTGGAGATCCAGGGGGTCGCCGAGGTCCACGGCGAGCGGGTGTTCGTCCTGCGGTTCATCCAGGCCCGCGACCCCCGCTGGACGCAGCAGCCGTTCTTCGCGGCGTTCGACCCCGCCGCCACCTGGTTCGACGCCCTGCGCCCGGCCTTCGGCGAGCGGGAGTTCTTCTTCAGCCGGGAGTACGCGGCCATGACCGGCGCGGGAAGCTGA
- a CDS encoding MFS transporter — protein sequence MTAREEPTAPAPEAAGPAEIPVLLSRNRDFRLLWVSQLASVLGSRMSYVGYPLLVLSLTGSPVLAGLVATARGAPQWLLGLPAGFFADRWDRRRLMLTCDLVRFVALASIVGGLATGWLTYPHIIVVALVEGSATVLFSPAEVGALRHVVPASQLRSATARNESREYGAMLAGPPIGGTLFSIAALLPFLGDALSYLVSYVTVSMIKTRFRSAPVPDTKALSLVSGVRDGLRWLFRQPFLRGSALMVAATNLVGNGMPTLLVVIGHESGTPAAVVGTVLTVAAVGGLLGSFAATWAAERIPASWIVIGFPWVWAALLPILLVAGNIVVMGVVFGLMLAAAPLWNSVLSTYRIVLVPDELLGRVDSACRFISQSATPLSPLLAGVLLQFYGSTTTVLVMLGWLVLVALVGTVVPALRHPPVLPGDEKQPSDPVVA from the coding sequence ATGACCGCCCGCGAAGAACCCACGGCGCCCGCGCCCGAGGCGGCCGGTCCGGCCGAGATTCCGGTGCTGCTGAGCCGCAACCGCGACTTCAGGCTGCTCTGGGTGAGCCAGCTGGCGTCCGTGCTGGGCAGCCGGATGTCCTACGTCGGCTACCCGCTGCTGGTGCTGTCGCTGACCGGGTCGCCCGTGCTCGCCGGGCTGGTCGCGACGGCCCGGGGGGCGCCGCAGTGGCTGCTGGGTCTGCCCGCCGGGTTCTTCGCCGACCGGTGGGACCGCCGCCGGCTCATGCTGACGTGCGACCTCGTCCGGTTCGTCGCGCTCGCCAGCATCGTCGGCGGGCTCGCGACGGGCTGGCTGACGTACCCGCACATCATCGTCGTGGCGCTCGTCGAAGGCTCGGCCACCGTGCTGTTCTCGCCGGCGGAGGTGGGGGCGTTGCGCCACGTCGTGCCCGCGTCCCAGCTGCGTTCCGCGACTGCGCGCAACGAAAGCCGGGAATACGGCGCGATGCTGGCCGGCCCGCCGATCGGCGGGACGCTCTTCTCGATCGCCGCCCTGCTGCCGTTCCTCGGCGACGCGCTGTCCTACCTCGTCTCCTACGTCACGGTGTCGATGATCAAGACCCGGTTCCGGTCGGCGCCGGTGCCGGACACGAAGGCGCTGTCGCTGGTTTCGGGGGTGCGTGACGGGCTTCGCTGGCTGTTCCGCCAGCCCTTCCTGCGTGGCAGCGCCCTCATGGTCGCGGCCACGAACCTCGTCGGGAACGGGATGCCCACGCTGCTCGTCGTCATCGGCCACGAGTCCGGCACGCCGGCCGCGGTGGTCGGCACCGTGCTGACCGTGGCCGCGGTGGGCGGGCTGCTCGGGTCGTTCGCCGCGACGTGGGCGGCCGAGCGGATCCCCGCGTCCTGGATCGTCATCGGGTTCCCGTGGGTGTGGGCCGCGCTGCTGCCGATCCTGCTGGTGGCGGGCAACATCGTCGTGATGGGTGTCGTGTTCGGGCTGATGCTCGCGGCCGCGCCCCTGTGGAACTCGGTGCTCTCCACCTACCGCATCGTGCTCGTCCCCGACGAGCTGCTGGGCCGGGTCGACAGCGCCTGCCGGTTCATCAGCCAGTCGGCCACCCCGCTCAGCCCGCTGCTGGCCGGGGTGCTCCTGCAGTTCTACGGCAGCACGACGACCGTGCTGGTGATGCTGGGCTGGCTGGTGCTGGTCGCGCTGGTGGGCACCGTCGTGCCCGCGCTGCGCCACCCGCCGGTGCTGCCCGGTGACGAGAAGCAGCCGTCCGATCCGGTCGTCGCCTGA